A DNA window from Pleurodeles waltl isolate 20211129_DDA chromosome 12, aPleWal1.hap1.20221129, whole genome shotgun sequence contains the following coding sequences:
- the LOC138268169 gene encoding lysophosphatidic acid receptor 6-like gives MTTNTTEHDHTFIFIGFYTMIFCLGLILNIMALCIFFWGTRIHSLTTIYMKNLAFSDLLLIFSLPVRIHYYSTNSELPRWICEMMGILLLVNMYGSIFFLTCISWDRCMAVCFPINSRIKTLRKGAKCICLGVWTLTIGASIPAYFLATVSIDTKKNYCFDNRPLHVTHYGSVSSSLTVGFVIPLTIMAICSWAIVRAIRKSVVAQMELVDSKKIRNMIVTNLTIFLLCFLPYHTVLLLYLIEKEPSKLDFAYRCTMLVACFNTILDPLAYYFATETFQKTVVIDNLRNVFIFNSNNADAPNRS, from the coding sequence ATGACAACCAATACCACCGAACATGACCACACATTCATCTTCATTGGATTTTATACTATGATCTTCTGCCTTGGCTTGATACTCAACATCATGGCGCTATGCATCTTCTTCTGGGGCACCAGGATACATTCCTTGACCACCATATACATGAAGAACTTGGCTTTCTCTGATCTCCTGCTCATTTTCTCCCTCCCAGTGCGGATTCATTATTACAGCACCAACTCTGAACTTCCACGGTGGATATGTGAAATGATGGGGATACTTTTGTTGGTGAACATGTACGGCAGTATATTTTTTTTGACCTGTATTAGCTGGGACAGATGTATGGCTGTCTGTTTCCCCATTAACTCTCGAATAAAGACCCTAAGGAAGGGGGCCAAATGCATTTGTCTTGGTGTCTGGACTTTGACAATTGGGGCCAGCATTCCAGCATACTTCCTTGCGACCGTAAGCATTGACACGAAAAAAAATTATTGTTTTGATAACCGACCTTTGCATGTTACCCACTATGGTTCTGTCTCTTCATCTTTGACAGTTGGCTTTGTCATCCCACTTACCATTATGGCAATTTGTTCTTGGGCAATCGTACGTGCCATTAGGAAGAGTGTGGTTGCCCAAATGGAACTTGTCGACAGCAAAAAAATTCGAAACATGATTGTGACCAACTTGACCATTTTCTTGCTGTGCTTCCTGCCCTACCACACTGTGCTGCTACTCTACTTGATTGAGAAGGAGCCGAGTAAGCTGGATTTTGCTTATAGATGCACAATGTTGGTTGCCTGCTTCAACACTATTCTGGACCCCCTAGCCTATTACTTTGCTACAGAGACATTCCAGAAGACAGTGGTCATTGACAACCTTCGCAATGTCTTTATCTTCAACAGCAATAATGCAGATGCCCCAAATCGTTCTTAA